In the genome of Cyclopterus lumpus isolate fCycLum1 chromosome 19, fCycLum1.pri, whole genome shotgun sequence, one region contains:
- the LOC117748552 gene encoding protein FAM171A2 isoform X1 yields the protein MPASFVSRVLLFASICAAKSLPDPGAVEVQIKIQVFDNSDLSPLADAQVEVHGNQTVLASSRAGGDGVLRVSFLYRTGTWVIITASKPDYVTNSVPWHSGRIPLYASVSLYLLVQRPGTLILYDDVLQVLSGSPGARNQPLVQLQRKSLQLAPDSNDTALSATLTTARTQYEIGGFPFLLGQETNSSGAETGWTDLTALAVVSVQLLDKDGHVIQVSDPIHVSVPLPSDTRNRMATSVPAWLYQPKTGLWVRTGTGYIKKEGQQFVWNVVVPQMGYWLAAFPSSSGLDLSHPGLRDITTYHTLFLLSILASLALLVLILLCVLLYYCRCGERRRRRKCLKPRRQQGKPHSANLNGAKRDQGTSTSRLNLICGGHAESGPSNDKSDMSPSRDYQSSREDLTKHVPAHMLRHAKGKNASGSQRGESFPMKVTRATETNNLDNPLLHEDYNRSYSPMEGKESEYHRHHNANDNRGYASDPPSPPRFQCYVPNQTDKPPEYSAAAADSLARPTSLNTQPGQIIFCSSIDQMKENMYRSMVPTLVIPAHYMRLPSEFSKDGKDQKDQDKDGAQMGGGQHHHHHSQKQGQQQGGSQGDDSEDPSWASDSSGGPMTIPVLFNDSTMAQMNGELQALTEKKLMELGVKQHPRAWFISLDGRNNAHVRHSYIDAGNDLGGGGFLGGPSSAGRDVNLEPPLEAQERMSAINRKGKDERWGTGGRKGLGVGGVGGGKCYSKLAYPDHSEPSGSEGRPVSPEENSLTPLLDEGPSSRGSTIPRRGRSRVNSSRSSNGDSMTSPDDDPDDKDENKKSPWQKIEDRPLMVFHPRK from the exons ATGCCGGCCAGCTTCGTGTCTCGCGTCCTCCTCTTCGCCTCGATCTGCGCCGCAAAGTCTCTTCCAGACCCGGGAGCAGTCG AGGTGCAGATTAAAATCCAGGTGTTCGACAACAGCGACCTGTCTCCGCTGGCGGACGCTCAGGTGGAAGTCCACGGCAACCAGACCGTCCTGGCGTCCAGCCGGGCCGGCGGCGACGGCGTCCTGAGGGTCAGCTTCCTGTACCGCACGGGGACCTGGGTCATCATCACGGCCTCCAAGCCGGACTACGTCACCAACTCGGTGCCCTGGCACTCCGGCCGCATCCCGC TTTACGCCTCAGTCAGCCTGTACCTGCTGGTCCAGAGACCAGGAACCCTGATCCTGTACGATGACGTCCTGCAGGTGCTGTCCGGATCGCCAG GAGCTCGCAACCAGCCGCTGGTGCAGCTGCAGAGGAAGTCCCTGCAGCTGGCGCCCGACTCCAACGACACGGCGCTGTCGGCCACGCTGACCACGGCCAGGACGCAGTACGAGATCGGAGGCTTCCCGTTTCTGCTCGGCCAGGAGACCAACAGCTCGG GGGCAGAGACCGGCTGGACGGACTTGACGGCGCTGGCCGTGGTCAGCGTTCAGCTCCTCGACAAAGACGGCCACGTGATCCAGGTCTCCGATCCGATCCACGTCTCCGTGCCGCTGCCGTCCGACACCCGTAACCGGATGGCCACCAGCGTGCCCGCGTGGCTGTATCAGCCTAAGACGG GACTGTGGGTTCGCACCGGGACGGGCTACATCAAGAAGGAGGGCCAGCAGTTCGTGTGGAACGTTGTGGTTCCCCAGATGGGGTACTGGCTCGCTGCGTTCCCCTCGTCTTCAG GATTGGATCTGTCTCATCCGGGCCTGAGGGACATCACCACCTACCACACCCtgttcctgctctccatcctGGCCTCGCTGGCCCTGCTGGTTCTCATCCTGCTCTGCGTGCTACTCTACTACTGCAGGTGTGGGGAGCGTAGGCGCAG gCGGAAGTGTTTAAAACCTCGTCGCCAGCAAGGGAAACCCCACTCGGCCAATCTGAACGGCGCCAAGAGGGACCAGGGTACCTCCACTTCACGCCTGAACCTGATCTGCGGGGGCCACGCCGAGTCCGGCCCCTCCAACGACAAATCCGACATGTCCCCGTCTCGAGACTACCAGAGCTCCCGGGAGGACCTGACGAAGCACGTCCCGGCCCACATGCTGCGGCACGCAAAGGGGAAGAACGCGTCGGGGTCCCAGCGCGGCGAAAGCTTCCCCATGAAGGTGACGCGAGCCACGGAGACCAACAACCTGGACAACCCTCTGCTGCACGAAGACTACAACCGGAGCTACAGCCCCATGGAGGGCAAGGAGTCCGAGTACCACCGGCACCACAACGCCAACGACAATCGAGGGTACGCCTCGGATCCCCCGTCCCCGCCTCGCTTCCAATGCTACGTGCCGAACCAGACAGACAAGCCGCCCGAGTattcggcggcggcggcggacaGCCTGGCCAGACCCACCTCGCTCAACACCCAACCGGGTCAGATCATCTTCTGCAGCTCCATCGACcagatgaaggagaacatgtacCGCAGCATGGTGCCCACCTTGGTCATACCGGCCCACTACATGCGCCTGCCCTCCGAGTTTTCTAAAGACGGCAAGGACCAGAAGGACCAGGATAAAGACGGCGCCCAGATGGGAGGAggccagcaccaccaccaccactcccaGAAACAAGGCCAGCAGCAAGGCGGCTCACAAGGGGATGATTCGGAGGATCCGAGCTGGGCGTCCGACTCCTCCGGCGGACCCATGACCATCCCGGTGCTCTTCAACGACTCCACCATGGCTCAGATGAACGGGGAGCTGCAGGCTCTGACGGAGAAGAAGCTGATGGAGCTGGGCGTCAAGCAGCACCCGAGGGCGTGGTTCATCTCCCTGGATGGACGCAACAACGCTCACGTGCGCCACTCCTACATAGATGCCGGGAATGACCTCGGCGGCGGTGGATTCTTAGGTGGCCCTAGCAGCGCTGGCCGAGACGTGAACCTGGAGCCGCCTCTGGAGGCCCAAGAACGCATGTCTGCAATTAACCGGAAGGGAAAAGACGAGCGCTGGGGGACGGGCGGACGGAAGGGCCTCGGCGTTGGCGGCGTTGGTGGTGGGAAGTGCTACTCCAAGCTGGCGTACCCCGACCACAGCGAGCCCAGCGGCAGCGAGGGACGCCCCGTCTCCCCCGAGGAGAActccctcacccctctcctGGACGAGGGTCCCTCCTCCCGAGGATCCACCATCCCCCGGAGAGGACGCAGCCGCGTGaacagcagccgcagcagcaacGGCGACTCCATGACCAGCCCCGACGACGACCCCGACGACAAGGACGAGAACAAGAAGAGCCCCTGGCAGAAGATCGAAGACCGGCCTCTCATGGTCTTCCACCCCAGGAAGTGA
- the LOC117748552 gene encoding protein FAM171A2 isoform X2 encodes MPASFVSRVLLFASICAAKSLPDPGAVEVQIKIQVFDNSDLSPLADAQVEVHGNQTVLASSRAGGDGVLRVSFLYRTGTWVIITASKPDYVTNSVPWHSGRIPLYASVSLYLLVQRPGTLILYDDVLQVLSGSPGARNQPLVQLQRKSLQLAPDSNDTALSATLTTARTQYEIGGFPFLLGQETNSSGAETGWTDLTALAVVSVQLLDKDGHVIQVSDPIHVSVPLPSDTRNRMATSVPAWLYQPKTGLWVRTGTGYIKKEGQQFVWNVVVPQMGYWLAAFPSSSGLDLSHPGLRDITTYHTLFLLSILASLALLVLILLCVLLYYCRRKCLKPRRQQGKPHSANLNGAKRDQGTSTSRLNLICGGHAESGPSNDKSDMSPSRDYQSSREDLTKHVPAHMLRHAKGKNASGSQRGESFPMKVTRATETNNLDNPLLHEDYNRSYSPMEGKESEYHRHHNANDNRGYASDPPSPPRFQCYVPNQTDKPPEYSAAAADSLARPTSLNTQPGQIIFCSSIDQMKENMYRSMVPTLVIPAHYMRLPSEFSKDGKDQKDQDKDGAQMGGGQHHHHHSQKQGQQQGGSQGDDSEDPSWASDSSGGPMTIPVLFNDSTMAQMNGELQALTEKKLMELGVKQHPRAWFISLDGRNNAHVRHSYIDAGNDLGGGGFLGGPSSAGRDVNLEPPLEAQERMSAINRKGKDERWGTGGRKGLGVGGVGGGKCYSKLAYPDHSEPSGSEGRPVSPEENSLTPLLDEGPSSRGSTIPRRGRSRVNSSRSSNGDSMTSPDDDPDDKDENKKSPWQKIEDRPLMVFHPRK; translated from the exons ATGCCGGCCAGCTTCGTGTCTCGCGTCCTCCTCTTCGCCTCGATCTGCGCCGCAAAGTCTCTTCCAGACCCGGGAGCAGTCG AGGTGCAGATTAAAATCCAGGTGTTCGACAACAGCGACCTGTCTCCGCTGGCGGACGCTCAGGTGGAAGTCCACGGCAACCAGACCGTCCTGGCGTCCAGCCGGGCCGGCGGCGACGGCGTCCTGAGGGTCAGCTTCCTGTACCGCACGGGGACCTGGGTCATCATCACGGCCTCCAAGCCGGACTACGTCACCAACTCGGTGCCCTGGCACTCCGGCCGCATCCCGC TTTACGCCTCAGTCAGCCTGTACCTGCTGGTCCAGAGACCAGGAACCCTGATCCTGTACGATGACGTCCTGCAGGTGCTGTCCGGATCGCCAG GAGCTCGCAACCAGCCGCTGGTGCAGCTGCAGAGGAAGTCCCTGCAGCTGGCGCCCGACTCCAACGACACGGCGCTGTCGGCCACGCTGACCACGGCCAGGACGCAGTACGAGATCGGAGGCTTCCCGTTTCTGCTCGGCCAGGAGACCAACAGCTCGG GGGCAGAGACCGGCTGGACGGACTTGACGGCGCTGGCCGTGGTCAGCGTTCAGCTCCTCGACAAAGACGGCCACGTGATCCAGGTCTCCGATCCGATCCACGTCTCCGTGCCGCTGCCGTCCGACACCCGTAACCGGATGGCCACCAGCGTGCCCGCGTGGCTGTATCAGCCTAAGACGG GACTGTGGGTTCGCACCGGGACGGGCTACATCAAGAAGGAGGGCCAGCAGTTCGTGTGGAACGTTGTGGTTCCCCAGATGGGGTACTGGCTCGCTGCGTTCCCCTCGTCTTCAG GATTGGATCTGTCTCATCCGGGCCTGAGGGACATCACCACCTACCACACCCtgttcctgctctccatcctGGCCTCGCTGGCCCTGCTGGTTCTCATCCTGCTCTGCGTGCTACTCTACTACTGCAG gCGGAAGTGTTTAAAACCTCGTCGCCAGCAAGGGAAACCCCACTCGGCCAATCTGAACGGCGCCAAGAGGGACCAGGGTACCTCCACTTCACGCCTGAACCTGATCTGCGGGGGCCACGCCGAGTCCGGCCCCTCCAACGACAAATCCGACATGTCCCCGTCTCGAGACTACCAGAGCTCCCGGGAGGACCTGACGAAGCACGTCCCGGCCCACATGCTGCGGCACGCAAAGGGGAAGAACGCGTCGGGGTCCCAGCGCGGCGAAAGCTTCCCCATGAAGGTGACGCGAGCCACGGAGACCAACAACCTGGACAACCCTCTGCTGCACGAAGACTACAACCGGAGCTACAGCCCCATGGAGGGCAAGGAGTCCGAGTACCACCGGCACCACAACGCCAACGACAATCGAGGGTACGCCTCGGATCCCCCGTCCCCGCCTCGCTTCCAATGCTACGTGCCGAACCAGACAGACAAGCCGCCCGAGTattcggcggcggcggcggacaGCCTGGCCAGACCCACCTCGCTCAACACCCAACCGGGTCAGATCATCTTCTGCAGCTCCATCGACcagatgaaggagaacatgtacCGCAGCATGGTGCCCACCTTGGTCATACCGGCCCACTACATGCGCCTGCCCTCCGAGTTTTCTAAAGACGGCAAGGACCAGAAGGACCAGGATAAAGACGGCGCCCAGATGGGAGGAggccagcaccaccaccaccactcccaGAAACAAGGCCAGCAGCAAGGCGGCTCACAAGGGGATGATTCGGAGGATCCGAGCTGGGCGTCCGACTCCTCCGGCGGACCCATGACCATCCCGGTGCTCTTCAACGACTCCACCATGGCTCAGATGAACGGGGAGCTGCAGGCTCTGACGGAGAAGAAGCTGATGGAGCTGGGCGTCAAGCAGCACCCGAGGGCGTGGTTCATCTCCCTGGATGGACGCAACAACGCTCACGTGCGCCACTCCTACATAGATGCCGGGAATGACCTCGGCGGCGGTGGATTCTTAGGTGGCCCTAGCAGCGCTGGCCGAGACGTGAACCTGGAGCCGCCTCTGGAGGCCCAAGAACGCATGTCTGCAATTAACCGGAAGGGAAAAGACGAGCGCTGGGGGACGGGCGGACGGAAGGGCCTCGGCGTTGGCGGCGTTGGTGGTGGGAAGTGCTACTCCAAGCTGGCGTACCCCGACCACAGCGAGCCCAGCGGCAGCGAGGGACGCCCCGTCTCCCCCGAGGAGAActccctcacccctctcctGGACGAGGGTCCCTCCTCCCGAGGATCCACCATCCCCCGGAGAGGACGCAGCCGCGTGaacagcagccgcagcagcaacGGCGACTCCATGACCAGCCCCGACGACGACCCCGACGACAAGGACGAGAACAAGAAGAGCCCCTGGCAGAAGATCGAAGACCGGCCTCTCATGGTCTTCCACCCCAGGAAGTGA